The DNA region CCGACCCGTTCGCCGGCGGCGCCCCGCTGAGCGGCGAGGACGCGGAGCTGCTGGTGGCGGGGGCGACCGGAGGTCGGCTGGAGGCGTCGATGCTGGTGCCCGCCCGGCCGCTGGAGACGGTGCTGAGGATCCTGAACAACATCAGGGCCTGGGCCGCGGCCCGCCCCGAGCGCACGGACGTGTCGCTGTGGGCGCTCGAACTGTCGTTGCTGCTGCCCTCGCACCCGGCCAGGCTCCGCTACGAGCGGGCGCAGCTCCTCGTGCAGCGCGGGGATTTCCTGCGCGGCGCGGCCGAGATGGAGGAGTACGCGGAGGTCGTCGACGGCATCGAACCGACGGCGGCGGCTGCCATCCGCCACCGCGCACAGGCCGCCCGCGCGCTGCTGAACTAAGGGCGGGGTCCCGCCGTACGTCCGGGGGCGCGCCCGCCCGCAGTGCGCCCGCTCACAGGACGCAGAACTCGTGGCCCTCCGGATCGGCCATCAGCACGTGGTCGGGCCTTCCCCCCGCCGGCTCCTCCCGGACCACCGTCGCGCCCGCGGCGGTCAGCCGCTCCACCGCGGCGACCACCCGGGGCCACCTGACCTCCCACGGGGTCTCACGGCCTCCTCCGGCCTGCACGTCCAGGTGCAGCCGGTTCTTCACCGTCTTGGGTTCCGGGACCTTCATGAAGGACAGGCTCGGTCCCAGGCCGTCCGGGTCGGACAGATAAGCGCCGTCGTCCCACTCGTCCTCCGGTACGCCGTGGTGGGCGAACCACTCCTCCCAGCTCCCGAACCCGGGCGGCGGGGGCTTTCGCACGTATCCCAGTGCCGACGCCCAGAAACTCGCCAGTTCGGCGGGATGGGCGCAGTCGATCGTCAGACTCCAGCGGGTGGACATGGTCTACAGCCGGCCTTTCTCACGGGCGACCCGCACGGCCTCCGCGCGGTTGCTGGAGGCCGTCTCCTGGATGGCGGTGGAGAGGTAGTTCCGCACCGTTCCTGCGAGAGGTGCAGGACGGCGGCGATCTCCGATGACGCCGCCCCCGTCCGGGAGCCGGGCGGGGGCGGTCGTACGGGCGTGGCGGGGC from Streptomyces sp. B1I3 includes:
- a CDS encoding VOC family protein, with amino-acid sequence MSTRWSLTIDCAHPAELASFWASALGYVRKPPPPGFGSWEEWFAHHGVPEDEWDDGAYLSDPDGLGPSLSFMKVPEPKTVKNRLHLDVQAGGGRETPWEVRWPRVVAAVERLTAAGATVVREEPAGGRPDHVLMADPEGHEFCVL